The Oscillospiraceae bacterium genome includes the window ATTTGGGTAGACACATATAATATCATCCGCCTTTTGGAGAAAAATCGCGCGCCGGTATACCGCGTTGCCGAAACAAAAGAATACTATGCTGACCATGTGACAGAGGGATTGGGGACTCCCACTACTTGCCAAATTTTATCAAATAGTATATAATTAGTTACACCATTCGACAGGAGGCGTGTGCCATATGAATATTTCAGATAGAATTCAACGTTATCGCAAGGCTTGCGGGCTGACGCAAGGGCAGCTGGCAGAGGCTGTAGGCGTTGTCGCGCAGGTGGTCAGTGATTGGGAAAGCGATGTGACACGACCTGATTTTGGTAATTTGATCGCGCTAAGTCGCGTGTTTGGTGTTTCGACAGATTCGTTGCTAGTCGGCATTGAAGCGCCGCCGCCTTCATCGGTTGTTGGGCCGCCGCTGGTTGAGGCGACCAAGTTAGAAGAAGAGGATGTAATTTCCGAAGATGAGGAGTTGGATCAGCTTGCCTTTGAGTTTGTGCTGACAGGCTCTGAAGATGACGTAGTGCCGATATATAAATCGAGAAGAAGTCGCAAGAATACGGTGTTAGCCCTTGCCGTAGGTATATTGGCGGTTGCTGGCGGCTTGGCGGCTGTAAAAGCAGTCAAGCAGAAAAAGAAATAATCGTAGGGATGGCTTGCGGTTGTGCGTGATGACTTCGTGGACGCACAATGCACATTTCTACATCAACAGAGGAATTACTATGCCCGCATTTTTACATAAAACCATCGATGCTTTGTACAACACCGACTTTCTGCGCCGTGTGCTGCTGTATTGGCTCTGCTTTTTTTGCTGGGAGATGATTTTTCGCGTTTCGTCTATCAGTGGTTTTTTTGCGTTTTCAATTTTGCGAGTTCTACTCATTGCGTTGCCATCAGGCATGGTCTTTGCTGCGGTGTTGACGTTAGTGAAACGGTCGGCGCGAATGTGGGTGTT containing:
- a CDS encoding helix-turn-helix domain-containing protein; this translates as MNISDRIQRYRKACGLTQGQLAEAVGVVAQVVSDWESDVTRPDFGNLIALSRVFGVSTDSLLVGIEAPPPSSVVGPPLVEATKLEEEDVISEDEELDQLAFEFVLTGSEDDVVPIYKSRRSRKNTVLALAVGILAVAGGLAAVKAVKQKKK